From Fundidesulfovibrio terrae, a single genomic window includes:
- the hpt gene encoding hypoxanthine phosphoribosyltransferase: MPGKLLPVITKECIAEKVAEIGAAISREYEGKDLLVVGVLKGAFMFLADVVRHITVPAHVDFVRLSSYGASDRPGDLHFLQDLETSCQGKHVLVVEDIVDTGNSMAMLLKLLKVRGAASVKLCALIDKAERRTAEVTVDFHGFRLAKGFLVGYGLDFAEDYRCLPGVYELSQQEGH; encoded by the coding sequence GTGCCCGGCAAGCTTTTACCCGTCATCACCAAGGAATGCATTGCCGAAAAGGTGGCCGAGATAGGGGCCGCCATTTCCCGCGAATACGAAGGAAAGGATCTGCTGGTGGTGGGCGTGCTCAAGGGCGCGTTCATGTTCCTGGCGGACGTCGTGCGCCATATCACTGTGCCCGCCCACGTGGATTTCGTGCGCCTCTCCAGCTACGGGGCTTCCGACCGCCCCGGAGACCTGCATTTCCTGCAGGACCTCGAAACCTCCTGCCAGGGAAAGCACGTCCTGGTGGTAGAGGACATCGTGGACACCGGCAATTCCATGGCCATGCTGCTCAAGCTCCTGAAGGTGCGCGGGGCCGCATCGGTGAAGTTGTGCGCGCTCATCGACAAGGCCGAACGGCGCACTGCCGAGGTAACAGTTGACTTTCATGGATTCAGACTGGCAAAGGGATTCCTGGTAGGGTACGGCCTGGACTTTGCAGAGGATTATCGCTGTCTGCCCGGAGTCTACGAACTGAGCCAACAGGAAGGTCATTGA
- a CDS encoding TlpA family protein disulfide reductase, which translates to MNILRTILLALVLTGLAATAVLAQAKGEPAASSQDIIKTVSQARGKVVVINFWASWCGPCRQEIPEIIDLRKRIPEDKLLVIGVSVDQDPSMFAMYAAKAGFNYPVYLAKADVSQAFSIRAIPRTVVYSPKGEMVHSQEGYMPGPDLEKLIHKLLGA; encoded by the coding sequence ATGAATATTCTCCGTACGATACTTCTGGCCCTGGTCCTGACCGGCCTCGCCGCCACCGCCGTCCTGGCCCAGGCCAAGGGCGAGCCCGCGGCTTCCAGCCAGGACATCATCAAGACCGTGAGCCAGGCTCGCGGCAAGGTGGTGGTGATCAACTTCTGGGCCTCCTGGTGCGGCCCCTGCCGCCAGGAGATCCCCGAGATCATCGACCTGCGCAAGCGCATCCCCGAGGACAAGCTCCTCGTCATCGGCGTGAGCGTGGACCAGGATCCGTCCATGTTCGCCATGTACGCGGCCAAGGCCGGTTTCAACTATCCCGTTTACCTGGCCAAGGCCGACGTGTCCCAGGCGTTCTCCATCCGGGCCATCCCCCGCACGGTGGTCTATTCGCCCAAGGGTGAGATGGTGCACTCCCAGGAGGGCTACATGCCCGGTCCCGACCTGGAAAAACTCATTCATAAGCTTCTGGGGGCCTAG
- a CDS encoding N-acetyltransferase, giving the protein MSGFFLRKARIEDVKTIHMLLMECAKGELLLPRSFNQLYSHLRDFYVLSSDDNKTIKGCCALSICWDQLAEIRSLVVHPDLQKQGWGRKLVEACLSEAVTLGVYKVFTLTYQRDFFAKMGFEEVTKEKLPQKVWADCIHCPKFPECDEIAMVMEM; this is encoded by the coding sequence ATGTCCGGCTTCTTCCTGCGCAAGGCCCGCATCGAGGATGTAAAGACCATCCACATGCTGCTCATGGAGTGCGCCAAGGGCGAGCTGCTGCTGCCCAGGTCCTTCAACCAGCTCTATTCGCACCTGCGCGACTTCTACGTGCTGTCCTCCGACGACAACAAGACCATCAAGGGGTGCTGCGCCCTGTCCATCTGCTGGGACCAGCTGGCCGAGATCCGGTCGCTTGTGGTGCACCCGGACCTGCAGAAGCAGGGCTGGGGCCGCAAGCTGGTGGAGGCGTGCCTCTCCGAGGCCGTGACCCTGGGGGTCTACAAGGTGTTCACCCTGACCTACCAGCGCGATTTCTTCGCCAAGATGGGCTTCGAGGAAGTCACCAAGGAAAAGCTTCCCCAGAAGGTCTGGGCGGACTGCATCCACTGTCCCAAGTTCCCCGAATGCGACGAAATAGCCATGGTCATGGAGATGTAG
- the radA gene encoding DNA repair protein RadA codes for MAKARLIYACTACGGVSPRWRGQCESCGAWNTLAEQAAPKQQLRPGAPLGPSSGPVPLAGFSQEHAPAAPSGLPELDRVLGQGLQPGAAILLGGEPGIGKSTLLLQLAGQVAATGRTAVYVSGEESLGQLATRARRLGLAHDALLASSTTSAAEAVDILGRRDAPAVVVVDSVQTMASSLADGVPGSPAQVRAVAAELVEAVKKSSSTLILVGHVTKEGLIAGPKILEHMVDTVLYLEGDRQHFYRILRVFKNRFGPTDELMVLEMLGDGLAPVPDPSTYFLGERDETASGSAVVLALEGKRPFAVEVQSLVSKSYLAMPRRTALGLDLNRLNLLLAVLEKRLGVQMGQSDIYAKTGGGLKLTDPGLDLGLVAAVLSSYYDRPLPPRSVFWGEVDLSGRIRPVSGHDARLKQAKRLGYKPIFHPPVEGKGTATLKDFQRALFGAG; via the coding sequence GTGGCCAAGGCGCGACTCATCTACGCCTGCACGGCGTGCGGCGGCGTGAGCCCGCGCTGGCGCGGGCAGTGCGAGTCCTGCGGCGCGTGGAACACCCTGGCCGAACAGGCCGCCCCAAAACAGCAGCTCCGCCCGGGCGCCCCCTTGGGCCCTTCGTCCGGTCCCGTCCCCCTGGCCGGTTTCAGCCAGGAACATGCGCCCGCCGCGCCCAGCGGCCTGCCCGAGCTGGACCGGGTCCTGGGCCAGGGGCTCCAGCCGGGGGCCGCCATCCTGCTGGGCGGAGAACCGGGCATCGGTAAATCCACTCTTTTATTGCAGCTGGCCGGGCAGGTGGCCGCCACGGGGCGCACCGCCGTCTACGTCTCGGGCGAGGAATCCCTGGGACAGCTGGCCACGCGCGCCCGCAGGCTGGGCCTTGCCCATGATGCCCTGCTGGCCTCCAGCACCACCAGCGCCGCCGAAGCCGTGGACATCCTGGGACGGCGCGACGCTCCCGCCGTGGTGGTGGTCGATTCCGTGCAAACCATGGCCTCGTCGCTGGCCGACGGCGTGCCCGGCAGCCCTGCCCAGGTGCGCGCCGTGGCCGCGGAGCTTGTGGAGGCCGTGAAGAAGAGCTCCTCCACGCTCATTCTGGTGGGCCACGTCACCAAGGAAGGCCTCATCGCCGGACCCAAAATCCTGGAGCACATGGTGGACACCGTGCTCTATCTTGAGGGAGACCGGCAGCACTTCTACCGCATCCTGCGGGTGTTCAAGAACCGCTTCGGCCCGACGGACGAACTCATGGTGCTGGAGATGCTGGGCGACGGCTTGGCGCCCGTGCCCGATCCGTCCACGTATTTCCTGGGAGAGCGAGACGAGACGGCCAGCGGCTCGGCCGTGGTGCTGGCTCTGGAGGGCAAGCGGCCCTTCGCGGTGGAGGTGCAGTCGCTGGTGAGCAAGTCGTACCTGGCCATGCCCAGGCGCACGGCCCTGGGGCTTGACCTCAACCGGCTGAACCTGCTGCTGGCGGTGTTGGAAAAACGCCTGGGGGTGCAGATGGGCCAGTCCGACATCTACGCCAAGACCGGCGGGGGACTGAAGCTCACCGATCCTGGACTGGATCTGGGACTTGTTGCGGCGGTTCTGTCGTCCTACTACGACCGGCCCCTGCCGCCGCGTTCGGTGTTCTGGGGAGAGGTTGACCTAAGCGGGCGCATCCGCCCGGTGTCGGGCCACGACGCCCGGCTCAAGCAGGCCAAGAGGCTCGGCTACAAGCCCATCTTCCACCCGCCCGTTGAGGGCAAAGGCACCGCTACGCTCAAAGATTTTCAGCGGGCGCTCTTCGGGGCGGGATAA
- the cysS gene encoding cysteine--tRNA ligase, with translation MQLFNTLSRSKETFTPLTEGRVNMYVCGITAYDYCHIGHARSAVVFDVMVRYLRSKGLEVRFARNFTDVDDKIIKRANEENSTSEAVSEKYIAAFYEDMDRLNILRADLEPKATQYIGEMITLAKHLIDTGHAYATPSGDVYFRVRSFAPYGKLSGRNLEELQAGARVAPGEEKEDPLDFALWKGAKPGEPTWDSPWGPGRPGWHLECSAMSEDLLGLPLDIHGGGQDLVFPHHENEIAQTEAASGKEFSRFWVHNGFVQINSEKMSKSLGNFVTIRDIFGYCLPEVLRYFLITSHYRSPLDYSTEALDEAEKGIRRVYAALAQTEDVLAGTKWSPAAAPKELTGELTDLESGFFQAMEDDLNTAAALGHLFGMVRLAGRVMEDKGLRKSIGGKEILERIQANFAEYASILGVFDTAPAEFLTTLRDKKAARKGIDASKVEGLLVARQEARKNKDFAESDRIRDELASMGVEVKDTPAGAVWDVA, from the coding sequence ATGCAGCTCTTCAATACACTTTCGCGCTCCAAGGAAACCTTCACCCCTCTGACCGAAGGACGGGTGAACATGTACGTCTGCGGCATCACCGCCTACGACTACTGCCACATCGGCCACGCCCGCTCGGCGGTGGTCTTCGACGTGATGGTGCGCTACCTGCGCTCCAAGGGGCTCGAGGTCCGCTTCGCCCGCAACTTCACCGACGTGGACGACAAGATCATCAAGCGCGCCAATGAAGAGAACTCCACCTCCGAGGCAGTGTCCGAGAAATACATCGCCGCCTTCTACGAGGACATGGACCGCCTGAACATCCTGCGCGCCGACCTGGAGCCCAAGGCCACCCAGTACATCGGAGAGATGATCACGCTCGCCAAGCACCTCATCGATACCGGCCACGCCTACGCCACGCCGTCGGGCGACGTGTACTTCCGGGTGCGGTCATTCGCCCCCTACGGCAAGCTCTCCGGGCGCAACCTGGAGGAGCTCCAGGCGGGCGCGCGTGTGGCTCCCGGCGAGGAGAAGGAAGATCCCCTGGACTTCGCCCTGTGGAAGGGCGCCAAACCCGGCGAGCCCACCTGGGACAGCCCCTGGGGGCCCGGCCGCCCCGGCTGGCACCTGGAATGCTCGGCAATGAGCGAAGACCTCCTGGGCCTGCCCCTGGACATCCACGGCGGCGGACAGGATCTGGTTTTCCCCCACCACGAGAACGAGATCGCCCAGACCGAGGCCGCCTCGGGCAAGGAGTTCTCGCGCTTCTGGGTGCACAACGGCTTCGTGCAGATCAACTCCGAGAAGATGTCCAAGTCGCTGGGGAACTTCGTCACCATCCGCGACATCTTCGGCTATTGCCTGCCCGAGGTGCTGCGCTATTTCCTGATCACCTCCCACTACCGCTCCCCCCTGGACTACTCCACCGAGGCACTGGACGAGGCCGAGAAGGGCATCCGGCGGGTCTACGCCGCCCTGGCCCAGACGGAGGATGTGCTGGCCGGGACCAAGTGGTCCCCCGCCGCTGCCCCCAAGGAACTAACCGGCGAGCTGACCGATCTGGAAAGCGGGTTCTTCCAGGCCATGGAAGACGACCTGAACACTGCCGCCGCCCTGGGGCATCTCTTCGGCATGGTGCGTTTGGCCGGACGGGTGATGGAGGACAAGGGGCTGCGCAAGAGCATCGGCGGCAAGGAGATCCTGGAGCGCATCCAGGCAAATTTCGCGGAATACGCCTCCATCCTGGGCGTGTTCGACACGGCCCCCGCCGAATTCCTGACGACGCTGCGCGACAAGAAGGCCGCCCGCAAGGGCATCGACGCATCCAAGGTGGAGGGGCTGCTCGTCGCCCGCCAGGAAGCCCGCAAGAACAAGGATTTCGCCGAGTCCGACCGCATCCGCGACGAACTGGCCTCCATGGGCGTGGAGGTGAAGGACACCCCGGCCGGGGCGGTGTGGGACGTGGCCTAG
- a CDS encoding DUF3426 domain-containing protein: MKVECPSCQTKYNLPDDKIGPEGATVRCSLCKHVFHVDAPESEDFPGFGDTGAAPAWPVEGDEEQAPGDFAGHLESERKKDPFDHGAVSVSEFTSIDFGQPEQPKAGRSHKTMILGAVLGLVILLGIGGTAAYFFELWPFAKKPATSAMENAPTPPAPATDYSAQLPFESYTNYFVENDKVGKLFVIEGKLVNRSPVVLGQISIEATLLDAKEAPVVSKVITAGPKASNFELKTLSKEDLESRLNSRQEILLNNSQVKPGDEVPFMVAFVDIPDTVRNFSLKLKDYFEVAPEAPAQKK; the protein is encoded by the coding sequence ATGAAAGTCGAATGCCCCAGTTGCCAGACCAAATACAATCTTCCCGACGACAAGATCGGTCCCGAAGGGGCTACCGTTCGTTGCAGCCTGTGCAAGCACGTCTTCCATGTGGACGCTCCGGAATCCGAGGACTTTCCCGGTTTCGGCGACACCGGGGCCGCCCCCGCGTGGCCCGTGGAAGGGGATGAGGAACAGGCCCCCGGCGATTTCGCCGGACATTTGGAGAGCGAACGCAAGAAAGATCCTTTCGATCATGGCGCCGTTTCCGTAAGCGAGTTCACCTCCATCGACTTCGGCCAGCCGGAGCAGCCCAAAGCCGGCCGTTCCCACAAGACCATGATTCTGGGCGCGGTCCTTGGCCTAGTGATACTGCTCGGAATAGGGGGCACCGCCGCCTATTTCTTCGAGCTGTGGCCTTTCGCAAAGAAGCCGGCCACCTCGGCCATGGAGAACGCTCCGACGCCTCCCGCCCCTGCCACGGATTATTCCGCCCAACTGCCTTTCGAATCCTACACCAACTATTTCGTGGAAAACGACAAGGTCGGCAAGCTGTTCGTGATCGAGGGCAAGCTCGTGAACCGCTCCCCCGTGGTTCTCGGCCAGATCTCCATCGAGGCCACGCTGCTGGACGCCAAGGAAGCTCCCGTGGTTTCCAAGGTCATCACCGCCGGACCCAAGGCTTCCAACTTTGAGCTCAAGACGCTCAGCAAGGAAGACCTGGAAAGCCGCCTCAATTCGCGCCAGGAGATTCTCCTGAACAACAGCCAGGTCAAGCCGGGGGACGAAGTGCCCTTCATGGTGGCCTTCGTGGACATTCCGGATACCGTGCGCAATTTCTCCCTCAAGCTGAAGGATTACTTCGAAGTAGCCCCCGAAGCGCCAGCCCAGAAGAAGTAG